The genomic window AGAATATCTCGAAAACTTAAAAAACAAATGAATATATGGGAGAATTTATGACTGGCAAAGAAATAAGAGAGTTGTTTTTAAAATTCTTTGAAGAAAAAGGGCATACTCGAGTTGCTTCATCTTCATTAGTGCCGGAAAATGATCCGACATTACTTTTTACAAATGCAGGAATGAACCAATTTAAAGATGTATTTCTTGGCAATGAAAAAAGAGATTACTGTAGAGCCGTAACTTGTCAAAAAGTTGTAAGAGCAGGTGGAAAACACAACGACCTTGAAAATGTAGGAAGAACAGCAAGGCACCATACATTTTTTGAAATGCTTGGAAACTTTTCTTTCGGCGATTACTTTAAAGAGGACGCAATAAAATATGCGTGGGAATTTTTAACAGAATGGCTCAAACTTCCAAAAGATAAACTTTTTGTTTCCGTTTATAATGATGATGATGAAGCTTTTGAAATATGGAATAAAGTAATCGGTATCCCAGCAAACAAAATAGAAAGACGCGGAGAAAAAGATAATTTTTGGTCAATGGGTGACACTGGGCCGTGCGGTCCATGCTCGGAAATTCATATTGATCAAGGCCCTGAAGTTGGTTGTAAAAGACCCGATTGTAATCCAGATTGTGAATGTGACAGACATTTGGAGCTTTGGAATCTTGTATTTATGCAGTTTAACAGAGATGAAAGCGGTAAGCTTACTCCTCTCCCAAAACCAAGTATTGATACAGGTATGGGGCTTGAAAGAATTACTACAGTTGTCCAAAAAGTTAACAGTAATTACGACACTGACCTTTTCAAGCCGATATTAGAATATATCGCTAGTCTTGCAGGAAAAAAATATGGCGCCAATGAAAAAGATGATGTCAGCATCCGTGTAATTGCAGACCATAGCCGTTCTACTACTTTCCTAATTTCTGATGGTGTTATCCCTTCAAATGAAGGTAGAGGGTATGTTTTAAGAAGAATTATGAGAAGGGCTATGCGCCACGGAAAAATGTTAGGTTTTGATAATACATTTTTTTACAAAGTATGTGAATTTGTTGTAGATTTTATGGGTGACCATTACATAGAGCTTATTGATAAAAAAACATATATTTCTAAGGTTGTTATAAATGAAGAGTTAAGATTTAAAAATACACTCGAGACAGGTCTAAAAATAATAGGTGAATTACTTGAAAAGTATAAAGATAAAAAAGAACTTCCAGGGGTAGAAATATTTAAGCTTTATGATACATACGGATTCCCTACCGACCTTTTGCAAGATATTGCCGAAGATAATGGTTTTATCCTCGATATGATAGGTTTTAATGAAGAGATGCTTAAGCAGCAAGAAAAAGCTAAAAAATCTTGGGCAGGAAGCGGAGAAGAAAAAATCCCTGAAATATACCTAAATTTAGCTTCTAAAATAAAAACTGAATTTGATGGCTACAATAAATTATCATTAAACTCTGAAATCAAAGCATTAATAAAAAATAACAAAGAAACTGATACGCTAATGGAAGGTGACGCAGGAGCAATTATTCTTGAAAAAACTACTTTTTACCCTGAAGGTGGAGGTCAGGTTGGCGATAAAGGTATTATCAAAACTGAAGATGGAATATTTGCAGTGGATAACACTAAAAAAATTGCCGATAAGCTCATAATCCATGAAGGTAAAGTACTAAAAGGAAAATTTCTTGTTGGAGATTCAGCTGACACTGTTGTTGATAAAAATCTACGTAAAGCTACTGAAAAAAATCATACGGCAACGCACTTGTTGCACAAAACACTACAAATGGTATTGGGTGACCATGTAAGGCAGGCAGGCTCATTGGTTACACCTGAAAGGTTAAGGTTTGACTTTGCTCACTTCTCACCTCTTTCAAAAGAAGAGATTAAGCGTGTCGAAGAAATTGTAAATGCAGAGATTCAAGAAAATGCTCCCGTAACAAAAACATATAGCAATATTGAAGATGCCATTAAATCAGGAGCAATGGCGCTTTTTGGGGAAAAGTACGGACAAACTGTCAGGGTAGTTAGTGTTAAAGATTTTTCAACTGAGCTTTGTGGTGGCTGCCATGTTGATAATACAGGAGAGATTGGTTTATTTAAAATAATAAGTGAATCAAGTGTTGCAGCGGGTGTAAGAAGGATTGAAGCTGTTACTGGAATCCATGCGTTTAATTTTTTATCGGATAGTGAGCAGATTGTGTCTGAACTTGAAACAGCACTTAAAACAAAAAGAGAAAATGTAATTTCTAAAGTTGAAGAGCTTGCTTCAAATATTAAGCAGTTAACTAAAGAAATTGAAAAGTTAAAATCAAAAGAGGAAGCTGGTAAAATTGATGCCTTCCTTGAAAATATTAAATCTATTAACAATATCAATACACTTGTATTAAATCTTGGAGAAGCTGATGTCTCTCACTTGAGAAATACAATGGATATTGCAAAATCTAAAATTAAGAGCGGAGTAATACTTATTGTCAGTGCCACAAATGACAAAGTAACATTTTTATGCGGTGTTACGGATGACCTTACTAATAAATATAGTGCCGGTGAAATTGTAAAAGAAGTTGCAAAAGTTACCGGCGGTGGGGGCGGTGGTAAAAAAGACCTCGCCCAAGCTGGTGGAAAAGATATAACTAAACTAGATAAAGCAATTGAAAAGTTTTACGAATTAATATAACAGGCTGACCTTTGTCAGCCTTCTTTTTACATTATGATGTTACATAAATTGAAAAAGGATTTAAACAAAAGGAAACCAATATATATTAATCAGGAAGAAAGATTGGCTGCCGTAATGATTCCTATTATCAAGTCCTCTTTGGGATATGAAATCATATTCACGAAAAGACTCAGCACATTACCCACTCATGCGGGAGAAGTTTCTTTCCCGGGCGGACTTAAAGAAAAAAATGATTCATCATTAGAAATTACAGCCATTAGAGAAACTGTAGAAGAGATAGGAATAAACGCAGGCCATATTGAAATAATTGGCAGACTTGATGATGAAATGTCTATACACAAATTTAAGGTTGCACCTTTTTTAGGTTATATCAACTCTAACACTAAAATTGAAGATTTGAATTTTCAAAAAAGTGAGGTTGAAAGAGTTTTTTCTGTACCTATAGAATATTTTTTCACCTGCCAACATTGGAGAGAAACATGGGTCAGAAAAGATGATAAAGTTACCGTTTATTTTTAC from Deferrivibrio essentukiensis includes these protein-coding regions:
- the alaS gene encoding alanine--tRNA ligase — protein: MTGKEIRELFLKFFEEKGHTRVASSSLVPENDPTLLFTNAGMNQFKDVFLGNEKRDYCRAVTCQKVVRAGGKHNDLENVGRTARHHTFFEMLGNFSFGDYFKEDAIKYAWEFLTEWLKLPKDKLFVSVYNDDDEAFEIWNKVIGIPANKIERRGEKDNFWSMGDTGPCGPCSEIHIDQGPEVGCKRPDCNPDCECDRHLELWNLVFMQFNRDESGKLTPLPKPSIDTGMGLERITTVVQKVNSNYDTDLFKPILEYIASLAGKKYGANEKDDVSIRVIADHSRSTTFLISDGVIPSNEGRGYVLRRIMRRAMRHGKMLGFDNTFFYKVCEFVVDFMGDHYIELIDKKTYISKVVINEELRFKNTLETGLKIIGELLEKYKDKKELPGVEIFKLYDTYGFPTDLLQDIAEDNGFILDMIGFNEEMLKQQEKAKKSWAGSGEEKIPEIYLNLASKIKTEFDGYNKLSLNSEIKALIKNNKETDTLMEGDAGAIILEKTTFYPEGGGQVGDKGIIKTEDGIFAVDNTKKIADKLIIHEGKVLKGKFLVGDSADTVVDKNLRKATEKNHTATHLLHKTLQMVLGDHVRQAGSLVTPERLRFDFAHFSPLSKEEIKRVEEIVNAEIQENAPVTKTYSNIEDAIKSGAMALFGEKYGQTVRVVSVKDFSTELCGGCHVDNTGEIGLFKIISESSVAAGVRRIEAVTGIHAFNFLSDSEQIVSELETALKTKRENVISKVEELASNIKQLTKEIEKLKSKEEAGKIDAFLENIKSINNINTLVLNLGEADVSHLRNTMDIAKSKIKSGVILIVSATNDKVTFLCGVTDDLTNKYSAGEIVKEVAKVTGGGGGGKKDLAQAGGKDITKLDKAIEKFYELI
- a CDS encoding NUDIX hydrolase, which gives rise to MLHKLKKDLNKRKPIYINQEERLAAVMIPIIKSSLGYEIIFTKRLSTLPTHAGEVSFPGGLKEKNDSSLEITAIRETVEEIGINAGHIEIIGRLDDEMSIHKFKVAPFLGYINSNTKIEDLNFQKSEVERVFSVPIEYFFTCQHWRETWVRKDDKVTVYFYPYKDLIIWGLTGRILSKLLKIVSEYLK